Proteins from one Acidiphilium multivorum AIU301 genomic window:
- a CDS encoding efflux transporter outer membrane subunit, translated as MNFSDILLHRRVRLATVLLGTTLLAGCAVGPNYHQPAAPKLHSYTTSRLPNSTASTSGAGGTAQHLVIGQKIAGEWWTLYHSKPLDALIRKALGNNPSLESAQYTLLAARDTARAAEGGFFPSISGSFQAERVRSGLGTTSLGSAGAGLTYSLRNASVAVSYAPDVFGGTRRQVESLHAQAEQQRFALEATYLSLTANIVTASVTEASLTAQIEATERIIRAEKGLLDILDRQVALGGIPETNAITQRTQLAQTEATLPPLRKQLAQTRDQLAAYEGVPPSRFHAADFTLADLALPESLPVSLPSALVRQRPDIREAAAVLHQDTAQVGVATANMLPQITLSAGIGHEALDGQALFAPQTLLWNLAAGITQPFFEGGTLFYKRRAAVATMKAAAETYENTVVLAFQNVADALEALHYDAIALAADTAAEHDAQRSLNLIERQFRLGGVPYTSVLTAEQTYESAVITRIKATAQRYADTAALFQALGGGWWHRHDVKKQVETCCGVLP; from the coding sequence ATGAACTTTTCCGATATCCTACTTCATCGCCGCGTCCGGCTGGCAACGGTTCTGCTCGGCACCACGCTGCTCGCGGGTTGCGCGGTCGGCCCGAACTATCACCAGCCCGCGGCCCCGAAGCTGCATAGCTACACCACAAGCCGACTGCCCAACAGCACGGCTTCGACCTCCGGCGCAGGAGGAACTGCGCAGCATCTCGTGATCGGCCAGAAAATCGCTGGCGAGTGGTGGACGCTCTACCATTCGAAACCACTCGATGCGCTGATCCGCAAGGCTCTGGGGAACAATCCGAGCCTGGAATCGGCCCAATACACCCTGCTGGCCGCACGCGACACCGCCCGAGCGGCCGAAGGCGGGTTTTTCCCTTCAATCTCTGGAAGTTTCCAGGCCGAACGAGTGCGCAGCGGACTGGGAACGACGAGCCTCGGCTCTGCCGGCGCCGGCCTCACCTATTCGCTGCGGAACGCCTCCGTCGCGGTATCCTATGCGCCCGACGTGTTTGGCGGCACACGGAGGCAAGTCGAAAGCCTGCATGCTCAGGCCGAACAGCAGCGATTCGCACTTGAGGCTACCTATCTCTCGCTCACTGCCAACATCGTCACCGCCTCGGTTACCGAAGCTTCGCTGACCGCCCAGATCGAGGCGACGGAGCGGATCATCCGCGCGGAGAAAGGACTGCTCGACATTCTCGACCGTCAGGTGGCGCTTGGAGGCATTCCCGAAACCAACGCGATCACCCAACGCACCCAGCTGGCCCAGACAGAAGCAACACTACCGCCTCTGCGCAAGCAGCTCGCGCAGACACGGGACCAGCTCGCAGCCTATGAAGGAGTTCCTCCGAGCCGCTTCCACGCAGCCGATTTCACCCTGGCCGATCTCGCGCTGCCGGAAAGCCTGCCGGTGAGCCTCCCCTCCGCGCTGGTACGCCAGCGCCCAGACATTCGCGAGGCGGCAGCGGTCTTGCACCAGGACACGGCGCAGGTCGGCGTCGCCACCGCGAACATGCTGCCGCAAATCACCCTTTCCGCCGGCATCGGCCATGAAGCGCTGGACGGCCAGGCCCTGTTCGCTCCGCAGACCCTGTTGTGGAATCTTGCCGCCGGCATCACCCAGCCCTTCTTCGAGGGTGGCACGCTGTTCTACAAGCGCCGCGCCGCTGTTGCGACCATGAAGGCAGCTGCCGAGACCTATGAGAACACGGTCGTACTCGCCTTCCAGAACGTGGCGGACGCACTGGAAGCCCTGCATTACGACGCCATCGCGCTTGCGGCGGACACTGCGGCCGAGCACGACGCGCAGCGCAGCCTCAATCTCATCGAGCGTCAGTTCCGCCTCGGCGGCGTGCCCTACACCTCGGTGCTGACCGCCGAGCAAACCTACGAATCGGCCGTCATTACCCGCATCAAGGCCACTGCCCAGCGCTATGCCGATACGGCGGCGCTGTTCCAGGCTCTCGGTGGCGGCTGGTGGCACCGGCATGACGTGAAGAAGCAAGTCGAAACCTGCTGTGGAGTATTGCCATGA
- a CDS encoding TetR/AcrR family transcriptional regulator: MFLRWEKKARNWLMGIVTRVCRRRDAADAARQRRDALIETAERVFLRKGYHAATMDDIAAEAGMSKRTLYQLVDSKEDLFTALLERRRRPLDVSGIETEGRPVDDVLNDMLRLWAHHVLSPSIIALARLIMAEYMHGRTLSRLLDREGAKPCRDALRDYFSASAASGSLAIDDPEEAAHMLYGMAIGNIHIEMLLGVGKARSRAEIDARIARAVGLFLGGARPSGRVGSDVPAQVRETMAQS, from the coding sequence ATGTTCCTGCGATGGGAGAAGAAGGCGAGGAACTGGCTGATGGGTATTGTCACACGAGTTTGCCGCCGGCGCGACGCCGCAGATGCGGCGCGGCAACGGCGCGACGCGCTGATCGAGACGGCGGAACGGGTGTTCCTTCGCAAGGGGTATCATGCCGCGACGATGGACGATATTGCCGCCGAGGCCGGCATGTCGAAGCGAACGCTTTATCAGCTTGTGGACTCCAAGGAAGACCTGTTCACCGCTCTGCTCGAGCGCCGCCGTCGCCCTCTTGATGTTTCCGGCATTGAGACCGAGGGGCGGCCGGTGGACGACGTATTGAACGATATGCTCCGCTTGTGGGCGCACCACGTGTTGAGCCCGTCGATTATCGCACTTGCCCGGCTGATCATGGCGGAATACATGCATGGCCGGACGCTCTCCCGCCTGCTGGATCGGGAGGGAGCAAAGCCGTGCCGTGATGCGCTGCGGGATTATTTTTCCGCCAGTGCCGCCAGCGGATCCCTCGCCATCGACGATCCCGAAGAGGCGGCACACATGCTTTACGGGATGGCGATCGGTAATATCCACATCGAAATGCTTTTGGGCGTCGGAAAGGCCCGTAGCCGTGCCGAAATCGATGCCCGGATTGCCCGTGCTGTCGGCTTGTTCCTCGGTGGGGCCAGGCCAAGCGGGCGGGTGGGATCAGACGTGCCCGCGCAGGTCCGCGAAACGATGGCGCAGAGTTGA
- a CDS encoding PaaX family transcriptional regulator C-terminal domain-containing protein: protein MNHHVAALVARLHEQPSHTGSLIVTLFGDALLPRGSAIALATILDLFESLGIGPGVIRTAISRLAADGWLVASRRGRSSYYRIGPSRRGEFIRAARHIYGRPRGTAARSLIIALPEPGPGREPARERFNRLGFASWQGILLAPDRPLPRSLEAGSIVLRATGGPESLRRLAARAWRLDALCDHYKGFLAIFGGLTADAPAFDPRDALLARLLLIHDYRRIVLRDPRLPATFLPEEWAGDGARRLCAQLYEALLDASELWLSHNGATETGALPTADSTLRHRFADLRGHV from the coding sequence ATGAATCATCATGTCGCCGCTCTTGTGGCCCGATTGCATGAGCAACCCTCCCATACCGGATCGCTTATCGTAACGCTGTTCGGGGATGCTCTGCTACCACGCGGCAGCGCCATTGCTCTCGCTACCATACTCGACCTGTTCGAGTCCCTTGGCATTGGCCCGGGTGTAATACGTACCGCTATCTCCAGGCTTGCCGCTGATGGCTGGCTGGTGGCGAGCCGCCGTGGCCGTTCGAGTTACTACCGGATCGGCCCGTCACGCCGCGGTGAGTTCATCCGCGCCGCGCGACATATCTACGGTCGGCCTCGTGGCACAGCAGCTCGGAGCCTGATCATCGCCCTCCCCGAGCCAGGACCGGGCCGGGAACCTGCACGCGAGCGGTTCAACCGACTCGGCTTTGCCTCATGGCAAGGCATACTGCTCGCGCCGGACCGGCCGTTGCCACGCTCGCTCGAAGCTGGGAGCATCGTTCTTCGAGCAACCGGCGGCCCGGAATCACTGCGCCGACTGGCGGCGCGAGCCTGGCGACTGGATGCCTTGTGCGATCACTACAAGGGATTTCTTGCCATTTTCGGCGGGCTTACGGCCGACGCCCCGGCTTTCGATCCGCGCGATGCGCTGCTGGCCCGGCTGCTGTTGATCCATGACTACCGGCGGATTGTGCTGCGGGACCCGCGTCTGCCGGCTACTTTCCTACCGGAAGAGTGGGCCGGCGACGGGGCGCGCCGACTCTGTGCCCAACTCTACGAGGCGCTACTCGATGCATCGGAGCTCTGGCTGAGCCATAACGGCGCGACCGAGACAGGCGCGCTACCGACGGCAGATTCAACTCTGCGCCATCGTTTCGCGGACCTGCGCGGGCACGTCTGA
- a CDS encoding IS5 family transposase: MTRTEIARQRYCRAGLRYASDLTDAEWALIKPFMPLPPHRGRPRTVALRRIMEAIFYMLATGCQWRRRLKVPPAEQVECRRRWQIPKEFAPFTTVQGYFYRFCRDGTLDRINHVLVMQAREVAGRGPSPTAGVIDSQSVKTTEAGGPRGFDAGKKIKGRKRHIITDTIGHLVGAVVHHAGIQDRDGAPDVLKSVKSLYPWLRPVFADGGYAGPKLKGRLTKIGKWTIQIVKRSDAASGFVLLPRRWVIERTFAWLSRCRRLAKDFEATVTSATAWLFLVVWQHGYNTGGRTRN; the protein is encoded by the coding sequence ATGACCCGGACTGAAATCGCTCGGCAACGATATTGCCGGGCCGGATTGCGCTACGCAAGCGACCTTACCGATGCCGAATGGGCCTTGATCAAGCCGTTCATGCCCTTGCCGCCGCATCGAGGTCGGCCTCGAACGGTGGCGCTGCGGCGGATTATGGAGGCCATTTTCTACATGCTGGCGACCGGCTGCCAGTGGCGGAGGCGGCTCAAGGTTCCGCCTGCGGAGCAGGTGGAATGCCGCCGGAGGTGGCAGATCCCGAAGGAATTCGCACCGTTCACCACCGTGCAGGGCTATTTCTACCGCTTCTGTCGCGATGGCACCCTCGATCGTATCAATCACGTCCTGGTCATGCAGGCGCGGGAAGTGGCCGGACGCGGGCCGTCGCCCACAGCCGGTGTGATCGACAGTCAGTCGGTCAAGACCACCGAAGCCGGCGGGCCGCGCGGGTTCGATGCCGGAAAGAAGATCAAGGGGCGCAAGCGCCACATCATCACGGATACAATCGGCCACCTCGTCGGCGCCGTCGTTCACCATGCCGGCATACAGGACCGGGATGGGGCGCCCGACGTGCTCAAATCCGTCAAATCCCTATATCCCTGGTTGCGGCCTGTGTTTGCCGATGGCGGCTATGCCGGTCCCAAACTCAAGGGACGCCTCACCAAAATCGGCAAATGGACCATACAGATCGTCAAGCGCTCGGACGCCGCCAGCGGGTTCGTGCTCCTGCCGCGACGCTGGGTGATAGAGAGAACCTTCGCCTGGCTCAGCAGATGTCGGCGCCTCGCAAAGGATTTCGAAGCCACCGTTACCAGCGCCACCGCATGGCTCTTCCTCGTTGTCTGGCAACACGGCTACAATACCGGAGGCCGTACTCGAAACTAG
- a CDS encoding transposase: MQAKNRGVEDILLAVVDGLKGGPEAITAVFPETIVQTCIVHLLRNSMDFVSYKDHKAVATALKDIYRTGPLMPKPPRQLSPPSTPVHGGQKYPDIGQSWRRVWQEVIPFFSFPGEVRRIIYATNAIEALNSKLRRAIPARGHFPAMRPRPSCSI, from the coding sequence ATTCAGGCTAAGAACCGCGGCGTCGAGGACATCCTGCTGGCTGTGGTCGATGGCCTGAAGGGGGGCCCGGAGGCGATCACTGCCGTCTTTCCCGAGACGATCGTGCAGACCTGCATCGTCCATCTGCTCCGGAATTCCATGGATTTCGTGTCCTACAAGGACCACAAGGCGGTCGCCACCGCGCTCAAGGACATCTACCGGACCGGGCCGTTGATGCCCAAGCCGCCGAGGCAGCTCTCGCCGCCTTCGACGCCGGTTCATGGGGGGCAGAAATATCCTGACATCGGCCAGAGCTGGCGCCGAGTGTGGCAGGAAGTCATCCCGTTCTTTTCCTTCCCCGGCGAGGTCCGTCGGATCATTTATGCAACGAATGCCATAGAGGCCCTGAATTCCAAGCTGCGGCGGGCCATCCCCGCGCGCGGCCATTTCCCAGCGATGAGGCCGCGGCCAAGCTGCTCTATCTGA
- a CDS encoding IS110 family RNA-guided transposase codes for MDIMILGIDLGKNSCSVVGMDAAGRVVLRRRLRRGTLESFVGELGSCIVAMEACCGAHHLGRIFAARGHEVRLMSPEYVRPYVKAQKNDDLDAEAIAEAATRPTMRFVPVKSQDQSDLQALHRARERLVSERTALINHLRALLLERGIVVPQGRRKLEAELETLAEDGGFAALSPRIRTLIEDLRAEWRSLDQRITGFDAEFVQLARDDVAVRRLTKIPGIGTINATALAAAVGEAHAFKRGRDMAAWLGLVPRQMTTGGKPRLLGISKRGNRYLRKNLIHGARAALPYLVERDTPLGRWARGLLDRAHKNVVVVALAAKLARIAWAVLAHGCDYDAQFEAAAAAA; via the coding sequence ATGGATATCATGATTCTCGGCATCGATCTTGGGAAGAACTCTTGCAGCGTGGTGGGCATGGACGCCGCCGGCCGGGTTGTTTTGAGGCGGAGACTTCGGCGGGGAACGTTGGAAAGTTTCGTTGGCGAGCTTGGGTCGTGCATTGTGGCAATGGAAGCATGTTGCGGCGCTCATCACCTCGGGCGGATTTTCGCCGCGCGGGGCCACGAGGTGCGGCTGATGTCGCCGGAATATGTCCGTCCGTACGTGAAGGCGCAGAAGAACGATGATCTCGACGCGGAGGCGATCGCAGAGGCTGCGACGCGGCCAACGATGCGTTTCGTGCCTGTGAAGAGCCAGGACCAATCTGATCTCCAGGCTTTGCACCGAGCCCGGGAGCGCCTCGTCTCGGAACGGACGGCGCTGATCAATCACTTGCGGGCGTTGCTGCTGGAGCGAGGGATCGTCGTTCCGCAAGGCCGGAGGAAACTGGAAGCCGAGCTTGAGACATTGGCCGAAGATGGCGGTTTTGCCGCGTTGAGCCCGCGCATCCGGACGTTGATCGAAGATCTTCGGGCGGAATGGCGTTCACTCGACCAGAGGATCACCGGCTTCGACGCCGAGTTCGTTCAGTTGGCTCGTGACGACGTGGCTGTGCGACGTTTGACCAAAATCCCAGGAATTGGAACGATAAACGCTACGGCGCTGGCGGCGGCGGTCGGCGAGGCGCATGCATTCAAACGTGGGCGGGACATGGCGGCGTGGCTGGGGCTCGTTCCACGGCAAATGACAACGGGTGGAAAACCGCGCCTGCTCGGCATCAGCAAACGCGGCAATCGTTATTTGCGGAAGAACTTGATCCATGGCGCACGAGCGGCGCTGCCTTATCTTGTCGAACGCGATACGCCGTTGGGCCGCTGGGCGCGGGGATTGCTCGATCGAGCGCATAAGAACGTGGTCGTAGTCGCGCTGGCCGCGAAGCTGGCTCGGATTGCATGGGCCGTTTTGGCGCACGGTTGCGATTACGACGCCCAATTCGAAGCGGCGGCTGCGGCCGCATGA
- a CDS encoding IS5 family transposase (programmed frameshift), giving the protein MERFVLTDAQWARIEPHCLGKASDPGRCGRDNRLFLEAVLWIVRTGSPWRDLPSMFGNWSTAYRRFNDWRRADVFKRIFDAVSDEPDMEYAMVDATIVKVHRHGQGAKGGPQSQAIGRSKGGMTTKILALTDALGNLVRFRLMPGNRYDSIEVPPLIDNVEFGGLIADKAFDSNALVAELNERGARIVISQHPARALKLKIDHETYKWRHLIENFFCKLKEFKRIALRACKTDQSFQPMIHLAAAVINSR; this is encoded by the exons ATGGAACGATTTGTACTGACGGACGCCCAATGGGCGAGGATAGAACCGCATTGTCTTGGCAAGGCGAGTGACCCCGGCCGCTGCGGCCGGGACAATCGGCTGTTTCTGGAAGCGGTGCTTTGGATTGTCCGTACTGGCAGTCCGTGGCGTGATCTGCCTTCGATGTTTGGCAACTGGAGCACGGCCTACCGCCGGTTCAACGACTGGCGCCGCGCTGATGTTTTCAAACGGATTTTCGACGCGGTATCTGATGAACCCGACATGGAATACGCCATGGTCGACGCCACGATCGTCAAGGTCCACCGTCACGGCCAGGGCGCAAAAGGGGGAC CTCAAAGCCAGGCCATAGGCCGTTCCAAAGGTGGCATGACAACCAAAATTCTGGCGCTGACGGATGCCTTGGGCAACCTTGTGCGCTTTCGTCTCATGCCGGGCAATCGCTATGACAGCATCGAGGTCCCGCCACTGATCGACAACGTCGAATTCGGTGGATTGATCGCAGACAAGGCATTCGACAGCAACGCTCTGGTCGCAGAACTCAACGAAAGAGGCGCCAGGATCGTCATTTCCCAGCACCCGGCCCGGGCACTGAAGCTGAAAATCGACCACGAAACCTACAAATGGCGTCATCTGATCGAGAATTTCTTCTGCAAGCTCAAGGAGTTCAAACGCATCGCCCTGCGCGCCTGCAAAACAGACCAGAGCTTCCAGCCAATGATCCACCTCGCCGCAGCCGTCATCAACTCACGATGA
- a CDS encoding pyridoxal phosphate-dependent aminotransferase, which produces MIQFSACVGRTRPAATFAMAARARALRAAGHDVISLSIGEPDLPTPPHVVDAAHRAALGGQTRYPPIAGTDALRCAAARKFERDQGLPATPADVLVTNGGKQAIFDAVMSVIDPGDEVLIPAPCWAGYIQVVEFAGGIPVFIDCPAEAGFRVDAATLAAAIGPRTKLLVLNYPNNPSGAIADAAMLIGIADVLRRHPHVLTISDDIYEHLIFEGAYLTLAAAAPDLAGRVLTMSGVSKSYAMTGWRLGFCTGPRDWLAAMTLVQGTATAGVSTISQAAAVAALDGPQDLLEERRTIYRRRRDLVLGALAGAPGLTCSRPEGAFYAFPSITSLLGCRTPSGRILGNDEDVANALLDEALVATVPGSAFAMPGHIRLSTAASDALLEEACERILRFCITTCNH; this is translated from the coding sequence ATGATCCAATTTTCCGCCTGCGTCGGCCGAACAAGGCCGGCGGCTACTTTCGCTATGGCTGCCCGGGCTCGCGCTCTTCGTGCCGCTGGCCATGATGTGATTTCGCTATCGATCGGCGAGCCCGACCTTCCAACCCCACCGCATGTCGTTGATGCCGCACACCGTGCCGCACTCGGCGGGCAGACACGCTACCCCCCTATCGCTGGAACCGATGCGCTGCGCTGCGCCGCAGCACGGAAATTCGAACGCGATCAGGGTTTGCCGGCAACACCAGCTGACGTTCTTGTCACAAATGGCGGCAAGCAGGCGATATTTGACGCCGTGATGTCGGTCATCGATCCTGGCGATGAAGTGCTTATTCCCGCGCCTTGCTGGGCAGGCTACATCCAGGTGGTTGAATTCGCCGGTGGTATCCCGGTGTTCATCGATTGCCCCGCCGAAGCAGGATTCCGCGTGGATGCTGCCACCCTCGCGGCAGCTATCGGGCCAAGGACGAAGCTCCTTGTTCTCAACTATCCAAACAATCCGTCCGGCGCGATTGCCGATGCGGCAATGCTTATCGGCATCGCCGATGTGCTTCGTCGGCATCCTCATGTACTGACAATTTCGGATGATATTTACGAGCACCTCATTTTCGAAGGCGCGTACCTGACATTGGCGGCCGCTGCTCCAGATCTCGCTGGGCGCGTGCTGACTATGTCCGGCGTATCGAAATCCTATGCGATGACCGGCTGGCGCCTTGGCTTCTGTACCGGTCCGCGTGACTGGCTAGCGGCAATGACGCTGGTTCAGGGGACTGCCACTGCGGGTGTTTCGACCATTAGCCAGGCGGCTGCTGTTGCGGCGCTAGACGGCCCGCAGGATCTTCTCGAGGAACGACGTACGATTTATCGTCGACGCCGCGATCTTGTTCTAGGTGCGCTGGCCGGTGCGCCTGGCCTTACCTGTTCCCGCCCAGAGGGAGCTTTCTACGCCTTCCCGTCGATCACCAGTCTATTGGGTTGCCGGACCCCGAGCGGCCGAATACTTGGCAATGATGAGGATGTGGCGAATGCCTTACTAGATGAGGCTTTGGTCGCTACGGTTCCGGGCTCCGCGTTTGCAATGCCAGGTCATATCCGGCTTTCGACGGCTGCATCCGATGCCCTTCTGGAAGAGGCCTGCGAGCGCATTCTACGATTTTGCATAACGACATGTAACCATTAA
- a CDS encoding tetratricopeptide repeat protein: MLDQVASAPALHENMTNAADVIAAGVALDAGNTRECARKLFQQASELAPSWDEPLIRLAQSYRADGHVAEAKELYIQASIRNRWRIEPLLAYGILALQSNDPHDAVGYLSRATDLNPTNHQAWHGLALALGALGLQGAALRAMANAGNLAPDILHYAITYNELRDTVDHDLILQIREPKWTTAIELCLEANAALRRGGAEEAIALLETAIDVEPDASDILALLGNAYLANQMPEMAELHLRKALLRAPENIDIANDLAVALGRQYRFGDASDILNKLDIPANASSTILLNRATIRASAGDLAGSARDIKAATPKANDRSRLRAECSLIPYQSNATAELLLDSTRKLAATLPEDCEPLMKPSVVDPDRPLRIGLLSHSLRQHPVGWLTFAGLENLDRDAYELYCFGHFAAGDPFAQRLARRAHKWQDRITKYEAEIASNIADCNIDILIDLSGFGDNGLIGSLAYRPAPVQIKWVGSQASTTGMKRVDWFITDRWETPEGFDQYYTEQLLRLPDGYVCYSPPPTSPPVSNLPALANGHVTFGCFNNLTKLTDETLSLWGRILEQVDNAHLLLRCPQFSEDGIPERFISRAHALGVDTSRVELRGRAPHPEFIEGYKDVDIALDPFPYSGGLTTCESMFMGVPVITLAGDFFAARHSVSHLSNVGLTDCVTESPEQYIDRAVAMSSDLEALAARRARLREQMLTSPLCDAKRFGRNLGAALRYAWQDYCRNGCRA; encoded by the coding sequence ATGCTTGATCAGGTTGCTAGCGCCCCAGCGTTACACGAAAATATGACGAACGCGGCCGACGTCATAGCGGCGGGGGTGGCTCTTGATGCCGGTAACACCCGCGAGTGCGCAAGGAAGCTTTTCCAGCAAGCGAGTGAGCTGGCTCCATCATGGGATGAGCCGTTGATTAGGCTCGCCCAGAGTTATCGTGCTGATGGTCATGTGGCTGAGGCCAAAGAGCTCTATATCCAAGCTAGCATACGTAATCGTTGGCGGATTGAACCTTTGCTTGCTTATGGAATATTGGCACTACAAAGCAACGACCCGCACGACGCAGTGGGATATCTTTCGCGAGCTACCGATCTTAATCCCACCAACCATCAGGCTTGGCATGGACTTGCGCTTGCGCTCGGTGCGCTCGGACTTCAGGGTGCCGCATTGCGCGCGATGGCCAACGCCGGAAATCTTGCACCTGATATACTTCATTATGCAATTACGTATAATGAACTACGCGACACGGTTGATCATGATCTGATTTTGCAGATCCGAGAGCCGAAGTGGACCACTGCCATTGAGCTCTGTCTTGAAGCCAATGCAGCTCTTAGGCGCGGTGGGGCTGAAGAGGCGATCGCTCTTTTAGAGACTGCGATCGACGTTGAGCCGGATGCGTCTGATATCCTAGCTTTGCTCGGCAATGCGTATTTGGCGAATCAGATGCCAGAAATGGCAGAATTACATCTGCGCAAAGCCCTTCTCCGTGCGCCCGAAAACATCGATATCGCCAATGATCTAGCTGTCGCACTTGGCCGACAGTATCGTTTTGGCGATGCTTCCGATATATTGAATAAATTAGATATTCCCGCAAACGCGAGCTCTACGATATTATTAAATCGCGCTACGATCAGAGCATCAGCTGGCGATCTCGCAGGAAGTGCAAGGGACATCAAAGCGGCAACCCCCAAAGCCAATGACCGGTCTCGGCTGCGAGCTGAATGTTCCTTAATTCCGTATCAAAGCAATGCGACCGCGGAGCTTCTTCTGGACTCGACCCGAAAACTCGCCGCGACATTGCCCGAAGACTGCGAACCACTGATGAAGCCCTCTGTTGTTGATCCTGATCGTCCACTTCGAATCGGCCTACTGTCTCATTCTCTGCGACAACATCCTGTAGGATGGCTCACATTTGCCGGTCTGGAAAATTTAGATCGAGATGCATACGAGCTCTATTGTTTTGGTCACTTCGCTGCAGGAGATCCATTTGCGCAGCGGCTTGCACGACGTGCGCACAAATGGCAAGACCGAATCACAAAATACGAGGCGGAGATTGCCTCAAATATTGCCGATTGTAATATCGATATTCTTATTGACTTGAGTGGCTTTGGTGACAATGGATTGATTGGAAGTTTGGCGTATCGCCCGGCGCCCGTCCAAATAAAATGGGTTGGCTCACAGGCGTCTACAACTGGCATGAAGCGTGTTGACTGGTTCATTACGGATCGATGGGAGACCCCGGAGGGGTTTGATCAATATTATACGGAACAGCTATTACGGTTGCCGGACGGCTATGTCTGCTATTCTCCTCCCCCAACGTCGCCGCCTGTCAGCAATTTGCCGGCTCTTGCAAACGGTCATGTCACCTTTGGCTGCTTCAATAATCTGACAAAACTGACCGATGAGACATTATCGCTCTGGGGACGGATCCTTGAACAGGTCGATAACGCCCACCTGCTCCTCCGCTGCCCGCAATTTTCTGAAGATGGAATTCCTGAGCGCTTCATCTCTCGAGCGCATGCTCTTGGAGTTGATACGAGTCGGGTCGAATTGCGCGGTCGAGCTCCGCATCCAGAATTCATCGAAGGCTATAAGGACGTTGATATCGCACTAGATCCATTCCCGTATTCAGGTGGGCTAACGACATGCGAATCGATGTTTATGGGGGTGCCTGTCATCACTTTGGCTGGTGATTTCTTCGCCGCACGTCATTCGGTGAGCCACCTTTCGAACGTGGGCCTGACGGATTGCGTTACAGAGAGTCCGGAACAGTATATCGATCGTGCCGTTGCCATGTCCTCGGATCTGGAAGCGCTAGCCGCACGTCGGGCTCGATTGCGCGAACAGATGCTCACGAGTCCCCTCTGTGACGCGAAGCGTTTTGGTCGTAATCTCGGTGCCGCGTTGCGCTATGCGTGGCAGGATTATTGTCGTAACGGCTGCCGGGCTTGA
- a CDS encoding tetratricopeptide repeat protein has protein sequence MSDLHSNSQLQPAVRGDNSSVNRVLFARVRQLIDQGQVNAASLLLPTLEKRGENPGTIVALSAAIEFVKGRHARAKEIVSDGLAAFPENSIILCFSAEISLEEKNWVEAAKAASEAVVADPRNSTAKSILGRALLELGHIDDAATCLREVLDEMPANFLALAGLCRSAPAEAEDTLRNILRDGDEEHSDRPQDDLRLRHLLISVLIERGAYTEATDQIRRLVAEGRADLDTSLLAVQAAVGTGNWDEATLLFSDNTRSLPRHA, from the coding sequence ATGTCCGATCTCCACTCGAATTCTCAATTGCAACCTGCCGTGCGGGGCGACAATTCAAGTGTAAATCGCGTGCTTTTTGCGCGCGTGCGGCAGCTAATCGATCAGGGGCAGGTCAACGCTGCCTCGCTCCTACTCCCTACCCTCGAGAAGCGCGGTGAGAATCCTGGGACGATCGTTGCGCTGTCAGCGGCAATCGAATTTGTCAAAGGCAGGCACGCTCGTGCAAAGGAAATAGTGTCGGACGGCTTAGCTGCATTTCCTGAGAATTCGATTATTCTTTGTTTTAGTGCCGAGATTAGCCTTGAGGAAAAGAATTGGGTTGAAGCGGCGAAGGCCGCTTCCGAGGCGGTCGTTGCAGACCCAAGGAATTCAACGGCTAAGTCGATATTAGGAAGAGCTCTCTTGGAGCTAGGGCATATCGACGACGCTGCGACCTGCTTGCGTGAGGTCCTTGACGAGATGCCTGCTAACTTCCTTGCGCTCGCCGGGCTATGCCGCTCTGCGCCGGCGGAGGCGGAGGACACCTTGCGCAATATATTGCGGGACGGTGATGAAGAGCATTCCGACCGTCCTCAAGATGACCTGAGGCTTCGCCATCTTCTTATCTCGGTACTGATTGAACGGGGAGCCTATACAGAGGCAACTGACCAAATCCGGCGACTTGTAGCCGAAGGTCGCGCTGATCTCGACACGAGTCTCCTAGCCGTCCAAGCAGCCGTAGGAACAGGAAATTGGGACGAGGCCACATTGCTGTTTAGCGACAATACGCGCAGTTTGCCACGCCATGCTTGA